One segment of BD1-7 clade bacterium DNA contains the following:
- the rclR_5 gene encoding RCS-specific HTH-type transcriptional activator RclR, with protein MDTLTKVLDSLHFESSFYFSTHFAPPWSVEVPQYKNVARFHYVTQGRCWVRIPTLDQPLLLNDGDLIIIPHGSKHILSVEPDLAPLALDDALEAANYDGSGYLEIGDAHHALSTQLVCGHFEFSDEFTHPLVEYLPDTIVINENDGMEYTWLKDSLRFMAHIAKNKNLGNGAIIKRLSEIIFIQSIKHWNEREQIQGGFLVALNDPQLSKSLRAFHDNYSANWTVESLASRAGMSRSLFSGRFKEYLNLSPMQYVTYWRMQNAQRLLIETGTSIDLIASAIGYETLASFSKAFKRTVGISPGEYRKTKVEARQH; from the coding sequence ATGGATACACTCACCAAGGTTCTCGATTCTCTGCATTTTGAATCGTCATTCTACTTTTCGACACACTTCGCACCGCCGTGGAGTGTCGAAGTTCCCCAGTACAAAAACGTCGCACGCTTTCACTATGTAACGCAGGGTAGGTGCTGGGTACGCATCCCAACGCTAGACCAGCCGCTACTGCTGAATGATGGAGATCTTATTATCATTCCGCACGGCTCAAAACACATCCTGAGCGTTGAGCCCGATTTGGCACCATTAGCCCTAGATGATGCGCTAGAAGCCGCAAACTATGACGGCAGCGGTTACCTAGAGATCGGCGACGCCCATCATGCGTTGAGTACGCAACTGGTGTGTGGGCATTTCGAATTCAGTGATGAATTCACCCACCCGCTCGTTGAATACCTGCCAGACACCATCGTTATCAACGAAAACGACGGTATGGAATATACCTGGCTCAAAGACTCACTGCGTTTTATGGCACACATCGCCAAGAACAAAAATCTCGGTAATGGTGCAATCATCAAACGCCTATCCGAGATTATTTTTATCCAATCGATCAAACACTGGAACGAGAGAGAACAGATTCAAGGTGGCTTTCTCGTAGCACTGAACGACCCACAGTTATCCAAAAGTTTGCGGGCGTTTCACGACAACTATTCAGCCAATTGGACGGTAGAAAGCTTGGCCTCACGGGCCGGTATGTCGCGTTCACTGTTTTCTGGGCGGTTTAAAGAATACCTAAACCTCTCACCCATGCAATACGTTACCTATTGGCGAATGCAAAATGCCCAACGCCTACTGATCGAAACCGGCACCAGTATCGATTTGATTGCCTCTGCCATCGGTTACGAAACGCTGGCATCCTTCAGTAAAGCCTTTAAGCGCACAGTGGGCATCAGCCCCGGTGAATATCGCAAAACAAAAGTAGAAGCACGACAGCATTAG
- the hsdM_1 gene encoding Type I restriction enzyme EcoKI M protein: MTANDEQQFLNSLEKKLWTAADKLRSTLDAAQYKHTVLGLVFLKYVSDAFDIRREELKAQLQDDSHEYFLDPENFGGADSDEYQEELATELEVRDYYIETNTFWVPAQARWQFLQDNNKTVIGGAELPLADGPNGEKRAKKFSSIGHLIDNALEMIEADNSKLKGVLNKLYTRLQIDQAKLGELIDLIATVPFTHASLNSKDILGHVYEYMLGQFALAEGKKGGQFYTPKSIVSLIVQMLEPFKGRVYDPAMGSGGFFVQSEHFIASKQGNIGEVSIYGQEYNHTTWQLAAMNMVIRGIDFNFGKEPANTYTNDQHPDLKADFVMANPPFNMKEWDTGVADDDPRWAYGTPPTGNANFAWLQHMLYHTAPNGSLGLLLANGSMSSNTNNEGAIRQALIEADLVECMVALPGQLFTNTQIPACIWFLTKNKGERTSAAGRKYRNRQGEVLFIDARNLGYMKDRVLRDFTQADLDQITNTLHAWQTVGRTSEAPSDXPQPQADDETQYQDIPGFCKSAKLEDLQKHDFVLTPGRYVGAAAEEDDGEPFAEKMARLTGQLKTQFEASDRLEAEIKKNLAGLGYDV; this comes from the coding sequence ATGACAGCCAACGACGAACAACAATTCCTCAACAGCCTTGAGAAAAAACTCTGGACGGCCGCCGACAAGCTGCGCTCTACCCTCGATGCCGCCCAATACAAACACACGGTACTGGGATTGGTGTTTCTGAAATACGTCTCCGACGCGTTTGATATTCGCCGTGAAGAACTCAAAGCCCAGCTGCAAGACGACAGCCACGAATACTTCCTCGACCCTGAAAATTTTGGCGGCGCAGACAGCGACGAATACCAAGAAGAACTTGCCACCGAACTCGAAGTGCGCGATTACTACATCGAAACCAACACCTTCTGGGTGCCTGCCCAAGCCCGTTGGCAATTTCTGCAAGACAACAACAAAACCGTTATCGGCGGTGCTGAACTGCCACTGGCAGATGGCCCTAATGGTGAAAAAAGAGCCAAGAAGTTCAGCTCCATCGGCCACCTGATCGACAACGCGCTAGAGATGATCGAAGCCGACAACAGCAAGCTCAAAGGCGTACTCAACAAACTCTATACCCGTTTACAGATCGACCAAGCCAAACTCGGTGAATTGATCGACCTAATCGCCACCGTGCCGTTTACCCACGCCAGCCTCAACAGCAAAGACATCCTCGGCCACGTATACGAATACATGCTCGGCCAGTTTGCCCTCGCCGAAGGCAAAAAGGGCGGCCAGTTCTACACGCCCAAATCCATCGTCAGCCTCATCGTGCAAATGCTCGAACCCTTCAAAGGCCGCGTGTATGACCCCGCCATGGGCAGCGGCGGCTTCTTTGTGCAATCGGAGCATTTTATTGCCAGCAAGCAAGGCAATATTGGGGAGGTGAGCATCTACGGGCAGGAATACAACCACACCACCTGGCAGCTCGCCGCCATGAACATGGTGATACGCGGCATCGACTTTAACTTCGGTAAAGAACCCGCCAACACCTACACCAACGATCAACACCCCGACCTCAAAGCCGACTTCGTGATGGCCAACCCGCCGTTCAATATGAAGGAATGGGACACCGGCGTAGCCGATGATGACCCACGCTGGGCCTACGGCACACCGCCCACCGGCAACGCCAACTTCGCCTGGTTGCAGCACATGCTCTACCACACTGCACCCAACGGAAGCTTAGGCCTATTGTTAGCCAACGGCTCCATGAGCTCCAACACCAATAACGAAGGTGCGATACGCCAAGCCTTGATCGAAGCCGATTTGGTCGAATGCATGGTCGCCTTACCCGGCCAGCTGTTCACCAATACCCAAATCCCTGCCTGTATCTGGTTTCTCACCAAAAACAAAGGCGAGCGAACCAGCGCCGCCGGCAGAAAATACCGCAACCGCCAAGGCGAAGTGTTATTTATCGATGCCCGCAACCTAGGCTACATGAAAGACCGCGTACTGCGCGACTTCACCCAAGCCGACCTCGACCAAATCACCAACACCCTCCACGCATGGCAGACCGTAGGTCGGACAAGCGAAGCGCCATCCGACANCCCCCAGCCGCAAGCCGATGACGAAACCCAATACCAAGACATCCCCGGCTTCTGCAAATCCGCCAAACTGGAAGACCTGCAAAAACACGACTTTGTGCTCACCCCCGGCCGCTATGTCGGCGCAGCCGCCGAAGAAGACGATGGCGAACCCTTCGCAGAAAAAATGGCGCGCCTAACCGGCCAGTTAAAAACACAATTCGAAGCATCGGATCGTTTAGAGGCGGAGATCAAAAAGAATTTGGCGGGGTTGGGTTACGATGTCTAG